The Suncus etruscus isolate mSunEtr1 chromosome 14, mSunEtr1.pri.cur, whole genome shotgun sequence genome contains a region encoding:
- the C14H4orf3 gene encoding uncharacterized protein C4orf3 homolog, with product MREAADGRGALRERRGAEEAGSPQQNHQVRPRAGAPQLPKHSYWLDVWLFVLFDLLFFLFVYLLP from the exons ATGCGGGAAGCGGCCGACGGTCGGGGCGCCCTGCGGGAGCGGCGAGGCGCGGAGGAGGCCGGCTCGCCGCAGCAGAACCACCAAGTGCGGCCGCGGGCCGGGGCGCCGCAGTTGCCGAAGCACTCGTACTGGCTGGACGTGTGGCTCTTCGTCCTCTTCGACTTGCTCTTCTTCCTCTTCGTGTACTTGTTGCCCTG a